From one Dama dama isolate Ldn47 chromosome 4, ASM3311817v1, whole genome shotgun sequence genomic stretch:
- the LOC133054070 gene encoding F-box/LRR-repeat protein 2-like isoform X1, which yields MAESLPLEMITYILSFLPLSDQKEASLVSRAWYCAAQNALREASVQYNIPVSSASLPVIKSLGLRGVTCISLTNLDGSPASLQVLRSVTHHLGPHLQSLCLGGGSPTEASFVALILGCPALRILDLSGCNSLFTSGMLLAQPETAQQVQQVLSGLRELSLASLRDLADLSFNRLSSCAPCLERLSLAYCHLTFQLGPAWGSTDPQDSSPSQLSFRNLLRFLKERAGRLHTLDLSGTGLPPKALRALGQVAGLQLQELSLHSCRDLSTEAVAALCHQQPGLTSLDLSGCSELADGAVLAVSRGLRHLRHLSLRKLQRLTDAGCSALGGLRELQCLDMAECCLVRGRELAQSLGSVRGPPPPLASLSLAYCSSLKDASVLSLIPALGPRLRVLDLSSCVALTNQTLQAICTYLTHLSVLRLAWCKELGDWGLLGLGEPIKAPSQEPQPHEELEHWASSPKDLSPQPQGPSLLMLQALRELDLTACSQLTDASLTKVLRFPQLRQLSLSLLPALTDKALVAVAKGCPSLERLALSHCSLLSDHGWAQAASSWPRLQHLNLSSCSQLTEQTLDSIGQACRQLRMVDVAMCPGISIASVRRFQAQLPEVTCIQSRFVGGADLTLTL from the exons GCCAGCGTGCAGTACAACATCCCTGTGTCATCTGCCTCCCTTCCGGTCATCAAGAGCCTGGGTCTCAGGGGCGTCACCTGCATCAGCCTGACCAACCTGGATGGCTCGCCGGCTTCACTCCAGGTGCTGCGGTCTGTTACCCACCACTTGGGCCCACACCTGCAGAGCTTGTGCCTTGGTGGGGGCAGCCCCACAGAGGCTTCCTTCGTGGCTCTGATCCTGGGCTGCCCGGCCCTGCGTATCCTAGACCTCAGTGGCTGCAACAGCCTCTTCACGTCGGGCATGCTGCTGGCTCAGCCCGAGACGGCGCAGCAGGTCCAGCAGGTGCTGAGTGGCCTCCGTGAGCTCAGCCTGGCTAGCCTTCGGGACCTGGCCGACCTCAGCTTCAACCGGCTCAGCAGTTGTGCCCCCTGCCTGGAGCGCCTCTCCTTGGCCTATTGCCACCTCACCTTCCAGCTAGGCCCAGCCTGGGGCTCCACTGACCCCCAGGACTCCTCCCCCTCCCAACTCTCCTTCCGCAACCTGCTGCGATTCCTGAAGGAGCGGGCTGGCAGACTGCACACCCTGGACCTGAGCGGCACTGGACTGCCGCCCAAGGCCCTGCGGGCGCTGGGCCAGGTGGCCGGGCTGCAGCTGCAGGAACTGAGCCTGCATAGCTGCCGGGACCTCTCCACAGAGGCCGTGGCCGCCCTTTGCCACCAGCAACCAGGCCTTACCTCCCTGGACCTCAGTGGCTGCTCAGAACTGGCTGATGGAGCAGTCCTGGCCGTGAGCCGGGGCCTGCGGCACCTGCGGCACCTGAGCCTGAGGAAGCTGCAGCGGCTGACAGACGCGGGATGCTCAGCCCTGGGGGGCCTGCGGGAGCTGCAGTGCCTCGACATGGCCGAGTGCTGCCTGGTGAGAGGGCGGGAGCTGGCCCAGTCCCTGGGCTCTGTGCGTGGACCTCCACCCCCACTGGCCTCCCTCAGCCTGGCCTACTGCTCCTCACTCAAG GACGCCTCGGTGCTATCCCTGATCCCAGCGCTGGGCCCACGCCTCAGGGTGCTAGACTTGTCCTCCTGTGTGGCCCTCACCAACCAGACCCTGCAGGCCATCTGCACCTACCTCACCCACCTCTCAGTCCTACGCCTGGCCTGGTGCAAGGAGCTTGGTGACTGGGGgctcctggggctgggggagcccATCAAGGCACCTTCGCAGGAGCCTCAG CCCCACGAAGAGCTGGAGCACTGGGCCTCCAGCCCCAAGGACCTCTCTCCCCAGCCACAGGGCCCCTCCCTGCTCATGCTGCAGGCCCTGCGGGAGCTGGACCTCACAGCCTGCAGCCAGCTGACTGATGCCAGTTTGACCAAG GTGCTCCGGTTCCCCCAGCTGAGGCAGCTGTCACTGAGCCTGCTGCCAGCACTCACGGACAAGGCCTTGGTGGCTGTGGCCAAGGGCTGCCCCAGCCTGGAGCGCTTGGCGCTGAGTCACTGCAGCCTCCTCAGCGACCACGGCTGGGCGCAGGCGGCCAGCTCCTGGCCGAGGCTGCAGCACCTCAACCTGTCCAGCTGCAGTCAGCTCACGGAGCA AACTCTGGATTCCATCGGGCAGGCGTGCAGGCAGCTGCGGATGGTAGATGTGGCCATGTGTCCCGGCATCAGCATAGCCTCCGTCAGGCGCTTCCAAGCCCAGCTGCCTGAGGTGACCTGCATCCAGTCCCGCTTCGTGGGAGGGGCAGACCTGACCCTAACACTCTGA
- the LOC133054070 gene encoding F-box/LRR-repeat protein 2-like isoform X2: protein MAESLPLEASVQYNIPVSSASLPVIKSLGLRGVTCISLTNLDGSPASLQVLRSVTHHLGPHLQSLCLGGGSPTEASFVALILGCPALRILDLSGCNSLFTSGMLLAQPETAQQVQQVLSGLRELSLASLRDLADLSFNRLSSCAPCLERLSLAYCHLTFQLGPAWGSTDPQDSSPSQLSFRNLLRFLKERAGRLHTLDLSGTGLPPKALRALGQVAGLQLQELSLHSCRDLSTEAVAALCHQQPGLTSLDLSGCSELADGAVLAVSRGLRHLRHLSLRKLQRLTDAGCSALGGLRELQCLDMAECCLVRGRELAQSLGSVRGPPPPLASLSLAYCSSLKDASVLSLIPALGPRLRVLDLSSCVALTNQTLQAICTYLTHLSVLRLAWCKELGDWGLLGLGEPIKAPSQEPQPHEELEHWASSPKDLSPQPQGPSLLMLQALRELDLTACSQLTDASLTKVLRFPQLRQLSLSLLPALTDKALVAVAKGCPSLERLALSHCSLLSDHGWAQAASSWPRLQHLNLSSCSQLTEQTLDSIGQACRQLRMVDVAMCPGISIASVRRFQAQLPEVTCIQSRFVGGADLTLTL from the exons GCCAGCGTGCAGTACAACATCCCTGTGTCATCTGCCTCCCTTCCGGTCATCAAGAGCCTGGGTCTCAGGGGCGTCACCTGCATCAGCCTGACCAACCTGGATGGCTCGCCGGCTTCACTCCAGGTGCTGCGGTCTGTTACCCACCACTTGGGCCCACACCTGCAGAGCTTGTGCCTTGGTGGGGGCAGCCCCACAGAGGCTTCCTTCGTGGCTCTGATCCTGGGCTGCCCGGCCCTGCGTATCCTAGACCTCAGTGGCTGCAACAGCCTCTTCACGTCGGGCATGCTGCTGGCTCAGCCCGAGACGGCGCAGCAGGTCCAGCAGGTGCTGAGTGGCCTCCGTGAGCTCAGCCTGGCTAGCCTTCGGGACCTGGCCGACCTCAGCTTCAACCGGCTCAGCAGTTGTGCCCCCTGCCTGGAGCGCCTCTCCTTGGCCTATTGCCACCTCACCTTCCAGCTAGGCCCAGCCTGGGGCTCCACTGACCCCCAGGACTCCTCCCCCTCCCAACTCTCCTTCCGCAACCTGCTGCGATTCCTGAAGGAGCGGGCTGGCAGACTGCACACCCTGGACCTGAGCGGCACTGGACTGCCGCCCAAGGCCCTGCGGGCGCTGGGCCAGGTGGCCGGGCTGCAGCTGCAGGAACTGAGCCTGCATAGCTGCCGGGACCTCTCCACAGAGGCCGTGGCCGCCCTTTGCCACCAGCAACCAGGCCTTACCTCCCTGGACCTCAGTGGCTGCTCAGAACTGGCTGATGGAGCAGTCCTGGCCGTGAGCCGGGGCCTGCGGCACCTGCGGCACCTGAGCCTGAGGAAGCTGCAGCGGCTGACAGACGCGGGATGCTCAGCCCTGGGGGGCCTGCGGGAGCTGCAGTGCCTCGACATGGCCGAGTGCTGCCTGGTGAGAGGGCGGGAGCTGGCCCAGTCCCTGGGCTCTGTGCGTGGACCTCCACCCCCACTGGCCTCCCTCAGCCTGGCCTACTGCTCCTCACTCAAG GACGCCTCGGTGCTATCCCTGATCCCAGCGCTGGGCCCACGCCTCAGGGTGCTAGACTTGTCCTCCTGTGTGGCCCTCACCAACCAGACCCTGCAGGCCATCTGCACCTACCTCACCCACCTCTCAGTCCTACGCCTGGCCTGGTGCAAGGAGCTTGGTGACTGGGGgctcctggggctgggggagcccATCAAGGCACCTTCGCAGGAGCCTCAG CCCCACGAAGAGCTGGAGCACTGGGCCTCCAGCCCCAAGGACCTCTCTCCCCAGCCACAGGGCCCCTCCCTGCTCATGCTGCAGGCCCTGCGGGAGCTGGACCTCACAGCCTGCAGCCAGCTGACTGATGCCAGTTTGACCAAG GTGCTCCGGTTCCCCCAGCTGAGGCAGCTGTCACTGAGCCTGCTGCCAGCACTCACGGACAAGGCCTTGGTGGCTGTGGCCAAGGGCTGCCCCAGCCTGGAGCGCTTGGCGCTGAGTCACTGCAGCCTCCTCAGCGACCACGGCTGGGCGCAGGCGGCCAGCTCCTGGCCGAGGCTGCAGCACCTCAACCTGTCCAGCTGCAGTCAGCTCACGGAGCA AACTCTGGATTCCATCGGGCAGGCGTGCAGGCAGCTGCGGATGGTAGATGTGGCCATGTGTCCCGGCATCAGCATAGCCTCCGTCAGGCGCTTCCAAGCCCAGCTGCCTGAGGTGACCTGCATCCAGTCCCGCTTCGTGGGAGGGGCAGACCTGACCCTAACACTCTGA